The genomic DNA AGGCAAGTGAGGGCCGTTACCGAGATGAAAGATGGATTGAAAATAATTTCCCCGAAGGTGTTTGGGGTCGGAATGGTTCTGATCGCCGTGAATGCTCGGCCCGGACAATCGGAAGATGGTCCCTCCAGTCGCGAGGAGCAAATTACTCCCCAGGAGGCAACCGAGCCGGTCGCCCTACACAGGGAAATTTAGAAAAACTTTGCGAGAAACCCTTTTTTCTTTGTGGTGCAAATACCTGTAAAACACACTCAGAAAAGGCTGGGGGAATCCTGCGCGGCCACTTTTTCCGTTGGTCCCGTGACGGTTCACTCCATGCCCAGCAACCGCATGACTTCCTGGACATCCTTGTCACCGCGCCCGGAGAGATTAACGATGATGACTTTGTCTTTCCCGAGTTTTTTAGCCTGTTTAATGGCTTCGACCAATGCGTGGGTACTCTCGAGGGCGGGAATGATTCCTTCCGTGCGGCAGAGGAGCTGGAATGTCTCCAAGACCTCGTCGTCCTTAGCGTAGGTGTATTCGGCACGGCCACAATCCTTCAAATAACAATGTTCCGGGCCGACAGCGGCATAATCCAGCCCGGCGGAAACGGAATGAGTGGACGAGATCTGTCCGTCATCATTCTGCAAAATATAAGAAAGGGTGCCCTGTAATACTCCGAGGCTCCCCCCTTGGAAACGCGCGGCATGATCCCCGGGAGTAATTCCCCGACCGCCCGCCTCGACACCGATCATCCTGACGGATTCATCATTCAAGAAGGGATGGAAAAGCCCGATCGCATTACTCCCGCCACCGACACAGGCCACCAAAAGATCAGGCAGACGCCCTTCCTGCTCGAGGATCTGTGCCCGTGCCTCCAGACCGATGACGCGGTGGAAATCCCGGACCATCATGGGAAAAGGATGTGAACCATAGGCTGTGCCTAAAATATAATGGGTCGTGCGGACATGGGTGACCCAATCACGCATGGCTTCATTCACCGCTTCTTTTAATGTTTTTTGACCGGCCTCGACCGAGACGACTTTTGCGCCCAGGAATTTCATCCGCGCGACATTCAAAGCCTGGCGGCGGCAATCTTCCGCACCCATATAGATGGTGCATTCAAATCCGAACTGTGCCGCGACCGAAGCAGTGGCGACCCCATGCTGGCCGGCACCGGTTTCGGCAATCACCCGTTTTTTGCCCATACGCTTACAAAGCAGGGCTTGGCCGAGGGCGTTATTGATTTTGTGGGCACCGGTATGGAGGAGGTCTTCACGTTTAAGGTATATTTTCGCCCCACCGACAAGGTCAGTGAGCCTCTTTGCATAAAAAAGTCTGGTCGGACGCCCGGCATATTGTTGCAGGTAATATTTTAATTCTTTTTGGAAAGCCTCCTCGTCACGGGCCTGGAGATAAACACGGGTTAACTCCTGGAGCGCTGACATCAAAGTCTCCGGCACATACATACCCCCGTAAGGGCCGAAACGACCAGCGACATCCGGCATGGAGAATCCAGGAGGGGTACTCATACTTTTTTACACGCCTGGATAAAGTCCCGCATCATGATGTGATCTTTTTTGCCGGGCACGGACTCCACCCCGCTACTGACATCAATGGCATAGGGATGAACCGTCCTGACAGCCTCACCGACGTTGTCAGGGGTTAAACCCCCAGAGAGGATAATCGGGCGGTTATACACCTTTGCGCGCAGAGCCCAGTCCCAATTAAATTTCTTGCCGGTACCCCCGAGTGAATTACTCGAAAAGGCATCCAAAAGAAAAGCACTGACCTCGTAATCCCTCATTTCTATGAGGGTCTCGATATTTTTCATCCGGAAAGCCTTGATCACCGGCTGATAAAATCCCTTACAATACTCGCGTGATTCATTTCCATGGAGCTGGATGGCCTCTAGCCCGACTTCATTAGCGATCTTTCGGACCTCCTCTATACCCAAGTCCACAAAGACACCCACTTTCGAGACAAAAACCGGGATGGATGTCGTGAGCATCACGACTTCCTGCGGGGTGATAAAGCGGGGACTATTCGTATAAAAAACAAATCCGAGTGCGTCTGCACCGTATTCCACAGCTTTTTCTGCATCTTCACGGTTTGTTATTCCGCATATTTTGATTCTAGGCTCCACCGATTAACTCTCCTATTTTTTGTTTCATATCACCAGATCTCATGATTGATTCACCCACAAGGATAGCGTCTATCCCCACCAGACGCAAGCGTTCCACATCAGCCCGGCTATGAATCCCACTTTCCCCGACCTTGATTATCCCTGCCGGAATAGTCGGGGCGAGGCGTTCCGTAAGGGCTAAATCCGTTTTCATCGCCTTTAAATCGCGATTATTGATCCCGATCATCTCCGCCCCACTGTCCAGAGCGATTTGCAGCTCCTCTTGGTCATGCACCTCCACGAGCACATCGAGGTGGAGGCTTTTGGCCAGCCTGCTAAACTGCGCAATTTGCGCGGGGGTCAATGCCGCCACGATCAAAAGGATCGCCGCTGCACCGGCGATGACTGCCTCATAAATCTGGTATTCATCGATCGTAAAATCTTTCCGTAACAGCGGCAGGGGAACCGTCGCATGGATCTCCTCGAGATAACGGAGATGGCCTTGGAAATATTTCTCATCGGTGAGCACGGATATGGCCGAGGCTCCTGCGACAAAATAATCTTCCGCAATTTGCGTGTGGTTAAAGTCCGCGCGGATCAACCCGGCGGAGGGTGAGGCCTTTTTAACCTCGGCAATCAGCGCGATTTTCCCGGGCTTTTTCAGGGTACCCTTGAAATTATATTTCCGGCGTGGGAGAGCCGCCTCCTTTTGGAGGGCGATCAAGGAACGCTGCCTTTTAGCTTCCTCGACAAAACCTTTTTTGTAATCGATTATTTCCTGCAAGATATTCATACCTCGTCCTCGTCATTTTGATTATCCCCGCGGCGGACACCGCGGAGCATGGTTTCGATCAGCTCATCCAGATCACCATCCATCACACCCTGTACATTAGATATTTTCAAGCCTGTCCGGTGATCATTAACCAGTTTGTAGGGGTGGAAAAAGTAGGAACGGATCTGGCTGCCGAAGCTGATGGCGTCTTTTGCCCCGTGGCGTTTATTTAATTCCTTAAGTTTCTCCGCCTCCTGCATCTCATAGATCCGGGCGCGCAGGATCTTTAAAGCCGTGGCGCGGTTTTTTATCTGGGAGCGTTCATTTTGACAGGCGACGATGATCCCGGTGGGAATATGCGTCATACGCACAGCTGAATCGGTTTTATTCACGTGTTGCCCCCCCGCCCCGCTGGAACGGTAGGTATCGATTTTCAGGTCTTTATCCTCGATTTTGATCTCGATATCGTCCTCGATTTCTGGATAGACATCGACGGAAGCAAAGGAGGTCTGCCGGGCGGCATTCGCATTAAATGGTGAGATCCTCACGAGCCTGTGGACACCCATCTCTTGGCGGAGGAATCCATAGACATACTCGCCCGAGACCACCATCGTCGCGCTCCGTATGCCCGCCTCATCACCCGGCTGCAAATCGACCGTCTCGTATTTGAAGCCTTTCCTCTCACAATACCTTTTGTACATACGCAGGAGTAAATCCGCCCAGTCACAGGCATCAGTGCCACCGGCACCTGAATGGATCGTGATAATCGCATTACTGGCATCCTGTTCACCCGAAAGAAAAGCCCGCAGCTCCACCAGCGCAATTTGTTTTTCTGCGGCGGCACAATCAGCCTGCCAAGCGGCTAGTTCGGACTCCCGCTGGGGGGAGGCCTCTTCGGCGTCGAGGAGTTCTTTCATCGTGACGAGGTCATCGACTTTTGCGGCGGCTCCCTTAAAAGGATTTACCGTTCCCCTGATCGTGGCGAGCTCGGCGACGGTTTTTTGGGCGGCGGCGGGACTCGACCAGAAATCTGTGTCGGCCATACGCGCCTCTAGGTCGGTGATTTTTTTTTCTTTGGCGGCTACGTCAAAGAAACCTCCGTACCTGTTCCACCCGGGTCACAAGTTCATTAATATCGAAAATTACTTCCATTGCCATAATAGGGATCTCGCTAATGCTAAAATTAATACAAGTAGGCAGAATACGACAAAAATGTCCCCGTGTCTTGCATAAAATGTCACGGGTGCATTCTGGTATATATCCACCACACAAATCTGGAACCCCGCCACAAACGGGGCAAAAGCATCACGGATCCTCCCCTTTGGGTCGATCCAGCAGGTCATCCCGGTATTTGTCGCCCGGATCATCGGTCGCCGGGTCTCGATGGAGCGGAATACGGAATTCGCCAGATGCTGGTAGATACCCGACGACTCCCCGTACCACCCGCCATTGGTCAGGTTCACAAACGCGTCACAGCCGATTAAAACCCGCTGCTGCGAAATGGACGGGAATAAATCCTCAAAACAAACAAGCGGGGCAATCCGCAAGTTATCCGGGCCCACCACAAAAACCTTTGGATCTTTACCGGGGTAAAACCCATCCCCGATCGGGACCACCTTGCGCAACCACGGCATCCAATCGCGCAGGGGGACATATTCGCCATACGGCACCAGATGCATTTTGTGGTAGTACTCAAAAGAACTTTGCCGGGGGCCGATGAGGAATGCCCCGGTGTAGTCCTTTCCGTCGACCAAGTCATTTGACCCGAAAATAAAGGTGTAACCATTATCCGCCGTGAGTTTGCCGATCGCCTCAAAGACTTCCTTATTCTCCAAATAACCATCTGGAGTGGCGGATTCCGGCCAGACCAGCAAATCCGGTTTGGCCAAAGCCGCACTCTCCGTGAGGCTCGTGTAGGTATCCAAAATCGAATAAAAGCGTTTATTATCCCATTTCTGGTCTTGGGGAATATTCCCTTGGACCAAGGCTATCCTGAGTTTAACCGGCACAATCGGGTGCGACTCAAAAAGGCAGACCATCCCGTAACCATAAGAAACCATGATCATGGCCATGCCTACGGTAAAATCTAAATGCGGGCGTAACCTGAAAAGCTGAAAATCATTCCTCTGCCTGATCATCATCCGGATCTCGACATTTAACCTCATGATCGTGAGCAAGAGGATCACATTGACAAAAACGATCATAAACGACAGGCCATAGACCCCGAAATGATCGGCAATCTGGATCATGGGCAAATTGCGGTACAGGCTCACCCCGAGGTTATTCCAGGGGAATCCGCTAAAAAGATGGCCCTTCACCCATTCGAGAATGACCCAGGCCGCCGCTGCCGACAGAGCAAATTGCAAATTGCTCACGGAAGACAGGATTTGATTCCGCCTCCATTGCAAGGTCACTACCATGGACCAAAGCCCCATGCCGATGCCCAGATAAAGGGCGAGGATCAATACCCCCCCCACAGTAACGTGCCCGATCCATGACAGACTGATTACAAAATAGATAAATCCGCTCAACCATCCCCAACCAAAAGCTTCCCTCATCCGGGTAACGTTGTATTCCCCCGCACCACCTTCCCGCTCCTCCGCCGTCAAAGCCGATTTACCCCCGCGCAAGACATAAAGCAGCGGGGTCAAAGCCAACCACGCCATTCCTGCCCATTCCATTTTCGGGAAAAGACTCGCGAGCAAAAGTCCTGTCGCCAGGCTGCCGAGGGCTAGCAGAGCAAATTGTTTCGCGAGGGGGTTCATG from Verrucomicrobiota bacterium includes the following:
- the trpB gene encoding tryptophan synthase subunit beta, whose product is MSTPPGFSMPDVAGRFGPYGGMYVPETLMSALQELTRVYLQARDEEAFQKELKYYLQQYAGRPTRLFYAKRLTDLVGGAKIYLKREDLLHTGAHKINNALGQALLCKRMGKKRVIAETGAGQHGVATASVAAQFGFECTIYMGAEDCRRQALNVARMKFLGAKVVSVEAGQKTLKEAVNEAMRDWVTHVRTTHYILGTAYGSHPFPMMVRDFHRVIGLEARAQILEQEGRLPDLLVACVGGGSNAIGLFHPFLNDESVRMIGVEAGGRGITPGDHAARFQGGSLGVLQGTLSYILQNDDGQISSTHSVSAGLDYAAVGPEHCYLKDCGRAEYTYAKDDEVLETFQLLCRTEGIIPALESTHALVEAIKQAKKLGKDKVIIVNLSGRGDKDVQEVMRLLGME
- a CDS encoding phosphoribosylanthranilate isomerase: MEPRIKICGITNREDAEKAVEYGADALGFVFYTNSPRFITPQEVVMLTTSIPVFVSKVGVFVDLGIEEVRKIANEVGLEAIQLHGNESREYCKGFYQPVIKAFRMKNIETLIEMRDYEVSAFLLDAFSSNSLGGTGKKFNWDWALRAKVYNRPIILSGGLTPDNVGEAVRTVHPYAIDVSSGVESVPGKKDHIMMRDFIQACKKV
- the trpC gene encoding indole-3-glycerol phosphate synthase TrpC, which translates into the protein MNILQEIIDYKKGFVEEAKRQRSLIALQKEAALPRRKYNFKGTLKKPGKIALIAEVKKASPSAGLIRADFNHTQIAEDYFVAGASAISVLTDEKYFQGHLRYLEEIHATVPLPLLRKDFTIDEYQIYEAVIAGAAAILLIVAALTPAQIAQFSRLAKSLHLDVLVEVHDQEELQIALDSGAEMIGINNRDLKAMKTDLALTERLAPTIPAGIIKVGESGIHSRADVERLRLVGIDAILVGESIMRSGDMKQKIGELIGGA
- the prfB gene encoding peptide chain release factor 2 (programmed frameshift), whose protein sequence is MAMEVIFDINELVTRVEQVRRFLDVAAKEKKITDLEARMADTDFWSSPAAAQKTVAELATIRGTVNPFKGAAAKVDDLVTMKELLDAEEASPQRESELAAWQADCAAAEKQIALVELRAFLSGEQDASNAIITIHSGAGGTDACDWADLLLRMYKRYCERKGFKYETVDLQPGDEAGIRSATMVVSGEYVYGFLRQEMGVHRLVRISPFNANAARQTSFASVDVYPEIEDDIEIKIEDKDLKIDTYRSSGAGGQHVNKTDSAVRMTHIPTGIIVACQNERSQIKNRATALKILRARIYEMQEAEKLKELNKRHGAKDAISFGSQIRSYFFHPYKLVNDHRTGLKISNVQGVMDGDLDELIETMLRGVRRGDNQNDEDEV
- the lnt gene encoding apolipoprotein N-acyltransferase, whose translation is MNPLAKQFALLALGSLATGLLLASLFPKMEWAGMAWLALTPLLYVLRGGKSALTAEEREGGAGEYNVTRMREAFGWGWLSGFIYFVISLSWIGHVTVGGVLILALYLGIGMGLWSMVVTLQWRRNQILSSVSNLQFALSAAAAWVILEWVKGHLFSGFPWNNLGVSLYRNLPMIQIADHFGVYGLSFMIVFVNVILLLTIMRLNVEIRMMIRQRNDFQLFRLRPHLDFTVGMAMIMVSYGYGMVCLFESHPIVPVKLRIALVQGNIPQDQKWDNKRFYSILDTYTSLTESAALAKPDLLVWPESATPDGYLENKEVFEAIGKLTADNGYTFIFGSNDLVDGKDYTGAFLIGPRQSSFEYYHKMHLVPYGEYVPLRDWMPWLRKVVPIGDGFYPGKDPKVFVVGPDNLRIAPLVCFEDLFPSISQQRVLIGCDAFVNLTNGGWYGESSGIYQHLANSVFRSIETRRPMIRATNTGMTCWIDPKGRIRDAFAPFVAGFQICVVDIYQNAPVTFYARHGDIFVVFCLLVLILALARSLLWQWK